The Candidatus Koribacter versatilis Ellin345 genome has a segment encoding these proteins:
- a CDS encoding tetratricopeptide repeat protein — MMNRLMTKLMCYAVLAAPCAFATGSGQEATPEKDIPLTTSSDVARRAFQGGLENIENQQSKRAHVDFRSAVRADSNFALAHLFLAYDNGNPAEEKAELQKARTLAANASKPEQMLVEWMAGSREGKMVPAISALNDVTSAYPEDKFLLFLAGRWMVQQQNYEGAQRFLERAVTIDPNYPAALNELAYAYAGNRIFDKAFEALDKYAKLLPGEPNTQDSYGEISLKAGRFEQAVEHYKKALEYDSTFVWSQVGLGDSYMLMGKEQQARAEYAKAAAMAPSDGDRLTWQLQSALTYMFAHQHESADDAFTKVAEEASSLHIGKQEAMAHRLMSAYDPDLPGFLRHTADAESALKTRSDISKSDRDQEMALLLKSRAVRAAEFGRTDMANESLKKLSQMAESIPDNVIQQANEGAQGGVLWVQKKYAEAIPHLEEDQGNPLSAARLLQAYRESGDSYRADSRAIRLNSYYEPTLDDYLARQLLNGKQRKK; from the coding sequence ATGATGAACCGTTTGATGACCAAGCTTATGTGCTATGCCGTGCTCGCGGCACCGTGCGCGTTTGCTACCGGATCAGGCCAGGAGGCCACTCCGGAGAAAGACATTCCACTCACCACTAGTTCGGACGTAGCGCGGCGCGCGTTCCAGGGCGGACTCGAGAATATCGAGAACCAGCAGTCCAAGCGTGCCCATGTCGACTTCCGGTCCGCAGTGCGCGCTGACAGCAACTTTGCGCTGGCGCACTTGTTCCTGGCATACGACAACGGAAATCCGGCGGAAGAGAAGGCGGAGCTTCAGAAGGCGCGCACGCTGGCCGCGAACGCCTCGAAGCCCGAACAGATGCTGGTGGAATGGATGGCGGGATCGCGTGAGGGGAAGATGGTTCCGGCGATCTCTGCACTGAACGATGTGACGTCCGCGTATCCCGAAGACAAGTTCCTGCTATTTCTTGCCGGTCGCTGGATGGTGCAACAGCAGAATTACGAAGGTGCGCAGCGGTTCCTCGAGCGGGCAGTGACGATCGATCCGAATTATCCGGCGGCCCTGAACGAACTGGCGTATGCCTACGCCGGCAACAGGATCTTCGACAAGGCATTCGAGGCACTCGACAAGTACGCGAAGCTGCTTCCAGGTGAACCGAATACGCAGGACTCCTACGGGGAGATCAGCCTGAAGGCGGGGCGATTCGAGCAGGCGGTTGAACACTACAAGAAAGCGCTGGAATACGATTCGACGTTCGTGTGGTCGCAGGTTGGCCTGGGCGACAGTTACATGCTGATGGGGAAAGAGCAGCAGGCCCGTGCAGAATATGCGAAGGCGGCTGCGATGGCACCGTCGGATGGCGATCGGCTTACGTGGCAACTGCAGTCGGCATTGACCTATATGTTCGCGCATCAGCATGAATCCGCCGATGATGCGTTCACGAAGGTGGCTGAAGAAGCGAGTTCGTTGCATATCGGCAAGCAGGAAGCCATGGCGCACAGGCTTATGTCGGCTTACGACCCGGATTTGCCGGGGTTCCTGCGGCACACTGCTGACGCTGAAAGCGCGTTGAAGACACGCTCGGATATATCGAAGAGCGATCGCGACCAGGAGATGGCGCTGCTGTTAAAATCCCGCGCTGTGCGGGCGGCGGAATTCGGCCGCACGGACATGGCGAACGAGTCCTTGAAGAAGCTCAGCCAGATGGCGGAGAGCATCCCGGACAACGTAATTCAACAGGCGAACGAAGGCGCGCAGGGCGGCGTATTGTGGGTCCAGAAGAAATACGCCGAGGCCATACCTCATTTGGAAGAGGACCAGGGGAATCCGTTGAGTGCGGCGCGCCTGTTGCAGGCGTATCGCGAGAGCGGAGACTCGTATCGTGCCGACTCTCGGGCGATACGGTTAAATAGTTATTACGAGCCGACGCTCGACGATTACCTGGCCAGGCAGCTGTTGAACGGCAAACAGCGCAAGAAGTAA
- a CDS encoding energy transducer TonB, whose protein sequence is MASGTQLNLSRTPEPSSTEPTLALLPAIESGRTVFFRNLGDFLCFRDWPRPFDRSRYEGWLTNYVLTAPAWTRIRESYWGHVLVVVATFAICTSAWFLEPPVRPISPFEHAHIQYYPTSDYLPAINSKAPRPHTSKKADPVYAKQEIISVRPNADNHTQTVITPPNVKLQHDVPLPNMAVWTSDPVAPTAASPAVQPKMTFPLAAQVVEPTPDISKLRDKRTINLQSSAVEPVANDRTLRPNGQLNVSALQPSVVAPAPSLPVPAQRASGLTVGEVVPPAPTVSAKKSGVTGIGSLQPQAIPPAPNAPGIAQHGVPNGTPQPQVVPPQPSVGGIAGSNGKPTGQIIALSVHPTDVHGPISVPAGNRNGEFSAGPSGRPGATGQPESSGNESGPGAGKNGNSSGAGNGSGKENGPAGIYVSAPPEGANPAPVVGKTPSPAPATTEMAKLQFPKMQHATVADLAKATKPMPATTAPEARNPLADKVFAGKRYYALTLNMPNLNSSTGSWVVRFAELNDRRDGIPVLAPVATSKLDPVYPQALVHYHIEGTVTLYAVIRQDGTVADIKVLRSLDKDLDYSAMRALAGWRFVPGMKNGTAVDLEAIVDIPFHLKPINP, encoded by the coding sequence ATGGCATCCGGCACGCAGTTGAATTTAAGTCGCACGCCAGAGCCGAGTTCTACGGAACCCACGCTCGCGCTTCTGCCTGCCATCGAATCCGGGCGCACCGTCTTCTTCCGCAACCTCGGCGACTTCCTCTGTTTCCGCGATTGGCCTCGCCCTTTCGATCGCAGTCGGTACGAAGGCTGGCTCACCAACTACGTCCTGACCGCGCCCGCATGGACGCGCATCCGCGAATCGTATTGGGGACACGTCCTCGTCGTCGTCGCCACCTTCGCGATCTGCACCTCTGCCTGGTTCCTTGAACCGCCCGTCAGGCCAATCAGCCCGTTTGAGCACGCGCACATCCAGTACTACCCGACTTCCGATTACCTGCCCGCAATCAACAGCAAGGCGCCGCGTCCGCACACGTCGAAGAAAGCCGATCCGGTTTACGCGAAGCAGGAAATCATCTCGGTACGACCGAACGCCGACAATCACACCCAGACCGTCATCACACCACCAAACGTGAAGCTCCAGCACGATGTCCCGCTTCCCAACATGGCGGTTTGGACGAGCGACCCGGTCGCGCCTACTGCGGCTTCGCCTGCCGTGCAACCGAAGATGACCTTCCCACTCGCGGCCCAGGTCGTTGAGCCAACTCCGGACATCAGCAAACTCCGCGACAAGCGCACAATCAACCTGCAAAGCTCAGCGGTCGAGCCGGTCGCGAACGATCGTACGCTGCGTCCCAACGGTCAACTCAACGTCTCGGCACTGCAACCTTCAGTCGTCGCGCCTGCGCCGTCGCTCCCTGTTCCCGCGCAACGCGCCAGCGGACTCACCGTCGGCGAAGTCGTGCCACCCGCGCCCACTGTTTCCGCAAAGAAGAGTGGTGTGACCGGAATCGGCAGCCTGCAACCGCAAGCTATACCCCCGGCACCAAATGCTCCGGGCATCGCCCAGCACGGGGTGCCGAACGGAACCCCGCAGCCCCAAGTGGTTCCACCCCAACCCAGTGTCGGCGGCATCGCCGGATCGAACGGCAAACCAACTGGCCAGATCATCGCCCTCAGCGTTCACCCCACCGACGTCCACGGTCCCATCAGCGTTCCCGCCGGTAATCGCAACGGTGAATTCTCCGCTGGCCCCAGCGGCCGTCCCGGTGCCACAGGACAGCCCGAATCTTCTGGAAACGAGAGCGGCCCTGGAGCAGGTAAGAACGGGAACTCTAGTGGCGCTGGAAACGGCTCCGGGAAAGAGAACGGCCCTGCGGGCATTTACGTCAGCGCGCCGCCCGAAGGCGCGAATCCCGCGCCCGTCGTAGGCAAGACGCCGTCCCCCGCTCCCGCAACAACCGAGATGGCCAAGCTGCAGTTCCCCAAGATGCAGCACGCCACTGTCGCCGATCTCGCGAAAGCGACCAAGCCCATGCCCGCGACAACCGCGCCCGAAGCGCGCAACCCGCTCGCTGACAAGGTTTTCGCCGGCAAGCGCTACTACGCCCTTACGCTCAACATGCCGAACCTAAACTCTTCGACCGGAAGCTGGGTGGTGCGCTTCGCCGAACTCAACGATCGTCGCGATGGTATCCCCGTGTTAGCGCCTGTCGCGACCAGCAAACTCGATCCGGTTTACCCGCAGGCACTTGTCCACTACCACATCGAAGGCACGGTAACGCTCTACGCTGTCATCCGCCAGGACGGCACTGTCGCTGACATCAAAGTTTTACGCAGTCTCGACAAGGATCTCGACTACAGCGCGATGCGCGCCCTCGCGGGCTGGAGATTTGTTCCTGGAATGAAGAATGGGACGGCGGTGGATTTAGAAGCGATCGTGGATATCCCATTCCACTTGAAGCCGATCAACCCGTAG
- a CDS encoding SRPBCC family protein, with the protein MEQRSFWAGVVFGAGTVAGMWTALHFGRRGGYSPIVRLEKSVQIGRPVDDVFDAWSDFRMVPNHVSMVRNVRVAGSRSHWRVDINDAPFEWDAIITQFIPNEAIGWKSLAGPKHSGRITFSRIGNDTLVHVHMNYVPAGRILRPVFASFAGEMEGFIEQALREFKASMESGGASIRRDENPASATGTYGPGPELISSHENKRFDSPVEHTRPPEAKY; encoded by the coding sequence ATGGAGCAGCGGTCATTCTGGGCGGGAGTGGTGTTCGGTGCGGGCACAGTTGCGGGGATGTGGACAGCCCTGCACTTCGGACGTCGAGGGGGCTACAGCCCGATCGTCCGACTGGAAAAGAGCGTCCAGATCGGCCGCCCTGTTGACGATGTCTTCGACGCCTGGTCCGACTTCCGCATGGTTCCCAACCACGTCTCCATGGTTCGCAACGTCCGCGTCGCTGGCAGCCGCTCTCACTGGCGCGTTGACATCAACGACGCTCCCTTCGAGTGGGACGCGATCATCACCCAATTCATTCCCAACGAAGCCATCGGCTGGAAATCGCTCGCCGGTCCCAAGCACAGTGGACGCATTACCTTCTCCCGCATCGGCAACGACACTCTGGTTCATGTACACATGAACTACGTCCCCGCCGGACGCATCCTCCGTCCCGTGTTCGCTTCTTTCGCAGGAGAAATGGAAGGCTTCATCGAGCAGGCCCTGCGCGAATTCAAGGCCTCCATGGAATCCGGGGGCGCTAGCATTCGCCGCGACGAGAATCCCGCATCGGCGACCGGAACCTACGGCCCCGGCCCGGAACTCATCAGCAGCCACGAAAACAAGCGCTTCGACTCACCAGTCGAGCACACCCGTCCACCCGAAGCCAAATATTAG
- a CDS encoding DUF72 domain-containing protein — protein sequence MTRCAIHIGTSGWHYKHWVGTFYPEKTPASKMFDFYAKRFDTVELNNSFYRLPSEEMFREWAAATPKGFTFAVKASRFITHNLKLKNPQNALDNILLRAEEMGKKLGPVLFQLPPKWKKNTERLEEFLAALPKYHRYAFEFREPSWHSEDVYAVLRKFNVAYCIHEIAGFHTDLQVTADFTYVRLHGPGAGKYEGSYTEAQLQRWAEQIRRWRETLKAVYLYFDNDQAGYAAKNALRLKALVGTEQQERVA from the coding sequence ATGACGCGGTGCGCGATACATATCGGGACATCCGGGTGGCATTACAAACACTGGGTGGGCACGTTTTATCCAGAGAAGACGCCTGCTTCGAAGATGTTCGATTTTTATGCAAAACGGTTCGATACGGTTGAGTTGAATAACAGTTTCTACCGGCTGCCTTCCGAAGAGATGTTTCGGGAATGGGCCGCCGCGACCCCGAAGGGATTCACCTTTGCGGTGAAGGCAAGCCGCTTCATTACCCACAACTTGAAGTTGAAGAACCCGCAGAATGCCCTGGACAACATCCTGCTGCGGGCTGAGGAGATGGGCAAGAAGCTTGGGCCAGTGCTGTTCCAGCTGCCTCCTAAGTGGAAGAAGAATACGGAGCGGCTCGAGGAATTTCTCGCGGCCCTCCCGAAATATCACCGGTATGCATTCGAGTTTCGCGAACCGAGCTGGCACTCCGAAGACGTGTATGCGGTACTGCGGAAATTTAATGTCGCTTACTGCATTCACGAGATAGCGGGGTTTCACACTGATTTGCAGGTGACGGCGGATTTTACCTACGTCCGGCTGCATGGACCGGGAGCAGGGAAGTACGAGGGCAGCTACACAGAAGCGCAGCTTCAGCGGTGGGCGGAGCAGATTCGGCGCTGGCGCGAGACATTGAAGGCTGTCTATTTGTACTTCGATAACGATCAGGCGGGATATGCAGCGAAGAATGCGCTTCGGTTGAAAGCGCTGGTTGGCACAGAGCAGCAGGAGCGTGTGGCTTGA
- a CDS encoding amylo-alpha-1,6-glucosidase, with protein MSYNARRTHYIRLHPRADTDYCSQNRTVMATGLDGFIADRPDQGLFNNQTRLLSKYRYCLNNDDWWPVAVSNVEQHSWMGYYIQAPPGYKESELDRGSGQVEAISQRSLELRISRFVGDGVHEDLDITNFTGTEVEFTLRLQFDGDFLDQEETHRSHEKRGNIEREWRRRPQGTWEYAFDHYAEHEYDNQGDRGRVSIHGGVRIHFLKCDSEPTHCGGEITFPIKLAPMQQWHACVELLPVFEGKELPAQYPCNSFGTTNTEFDHLRESFYQRSTKFSTGNSHDLAYDVVASLEQAKRDLASLRLYDLDHAKDAWTVAAGLPIYVALFGRDTLTVSWESGILSTDILSGTLQELPRWQGTKIDDWRDEQPGRMLHEAHTNPLAMLQYNPRQRYYGAETTSKFYPVTVAELWHWTGDKALVKPLIGPALDALEWSDMYEHDQGNGFFAYKTRSVDGTRNQGWKDSKDSMVYPDGSLVDAPVATVEEQGFAYVARLHMSEVLWWLDEKDLAKKLWDQAAEFKKRFNEKYWMHDENYYCMGLDPKGEQIKSIGSDAGHLFAAGIVDDALVRSTVERFMKPDLFTGWGMRTLSSEHPAFNPFSYHRGSVWPVENGSFCMGLLRFGLYEQLHTLAKAAFESTAMFEYHRLPEVFSGHQRDAKHPFPALYPKTCWPQAWSSSTLFSIVQALLGIYPYAPLKVLIVNPVLPEWLPEITLTDLHVGEAVVSIKFFRKEDGSSDYRVLDQQGELHILRVESPWSMRHNWVGNIVNFVKSFAPSRS; from the coding sequence TTGAGTTACAACGCGCGGCGAACGCACTACATCCGGCTGCATCCGCGCGCCGATACCGACTATTGCAGCCAGAACCGCACGGTGATGGCGACCGGGCTGGATGGTTTCATCGCGGACCGGCCGGACCAGGGACTGTTCAATAACCAGACGCGGCTGCTCAGCAAGTATCGCTACTGCCTTAACAATGACGACTGGTGGCCGGTGGCGGTGTCGAACGTGGAGCAGCACTCGTGGATGGGTTATTACATCCAAGCTCCTCCTGGGTACAAGGAAAGCGAGTTAGACCGCGGCAGCGGACAAGTGGAGGCAATTTCGCAACGGTCGCTCGAATTGCGAATCTCGCGTTTTGTCGGAGATGGTGTGCATGAGGACCTCGACATTACGAACTTCACCGGAACGGAAGTGGAGTTCACCCTGCGGCTGCAGTTCGACGGTGACTTCCTTGACCAGGAGGAGACGCATCGATCGCATGAGAAGCGCGGGAACATCGAGCGCGAATGGCGACGACGGCCGCAAGGTACGTGGGAATACGCGTTCGATCATTACGCGGAACATGAATACGACAATCAGGGCGATAGAGGGAGGGTTTCGATCCATGGTGGCGTGCGCATCCATTTCCTGAAGTGCGACAGTGAGCCAACGCATTGTGGCGGCGAGATCACGTTCCCAATCAAGCTTGCGCCGATGCAACAATGGCACGCCTGTGTGGAACTGCTTCCGGTCTTCGAAGGAAAGGAGCTTCCGGCGCAGTACCCGTGCAACTCGTTTGGAACGACGAATACGGAATTCGACCACCTGCGCGAGAGCTTCTATCAGCGTTCAACGAAGTTCAGTACCGGGAATTCTCACGATCTTGCCTATGACGTGGTCGCCTCGCTGGAACAGGCGAAGCGGGACCTGGCGTCGTTGCGGCTGTACGACCTTGATCATGCGAAAGACGCTTGGACTGTTGCAGCGGGATTGCCGATCTATGTTGCGCTATTTGGGCGCGACACGCTGACGGTGTCGTGGGAGTCGGGGATTCTCAGCACGGACATTCTCAGCGGCACCCTCCAGGAATTGCCGCGCTGGCAGGGAACGAAGATCGATGACTGGCGTGATGAGCAGCCCGGACGCATGTTGCACGAGGCGCACACGAATCCGCTGGCGATGTTGCAGTACAACCCGCGACAGAGATACTACGGCGCGGAAACGACGAGCAAGTTCTATCCGGTAACGGTGGCGGAGTTGTGGCATTGGACGGGAGACAAGGCGCTGGTGAAGCCGCTCATCGGCCCGGCGCTCGATGCGCTGGAGTGGTCGGACATGTACGAACACGACCAGGGGAATGGATTCTTCGCATATAAAACGCGGTCGGTGGATGGCACTCGCAACCAAGGGTGGAAGGACTCGAAGGATTCCATGGTGTATCCGGATGGATCCTTGGTGGACGCGCCAGTGGCGACAGTCGAAGAGCAGGGCTTTGCGTACGTTGCGCGACTGCACATGTCCGAGGTTTTGTGGTGGTTGGATGAGAAGGACCTCGCAAAGAAGCTGTGGGACCAGGCGGCAGAGTTCAAAAAGCGATTCAATGAGAAGTACTGGATGCACGATGAGAACTACTACTGCATGGGTCTCGATCCGAAGGGCGAGCAGATCAAGTCGATCGGTTCGGATGCGGGGCATCTGTTTGCAGCTGGAATTGTGGATGACGCGTTGGTGAGGTCGACTGTCGAACGGTTCATGAAGCCGGATTTGTTTACGGGTTGGGGAATGCGAACACTGTCATCGGAGCATCCGGCGTTCAATCCATTCAGCTATCACCGCGGCTCGGTATGGCCGGTGGAGAACGGCAGCTTCTGCATGGGGCTGCTACGGTTCGGACTTTACGAGCAGTTGCACACTCTGGCCAAAGCGGCGTTTGAATCAACCGCGATGTTTGAATATCACCGGTTGCCGGAAGTGTTCTCTGGCCATCAGCGAGATGCGAAGCATCCGTTTCCGGCGCTATATCCGAAGACTTGCTGGCCGCAGGCGTGGTCGTCGTCTACGCTGTTTTCCATTGTGCAGGCGTTACTGGGAATTTACCCCTACGCGCCATTGAAGGTCCTGATCGTGAATCCGGTGCTGCCGGAGTGGTTGCCGGAGATCACGCTGACCGACCTCCACGTTGGAGAGGCGGTGGTGTCGATCAAGTTCTTCCGCAAAGAAGATGGGAGCAGCGATTACCGTGTGCTCGATCAACAAGGCGAACTGCACATATTGCGAGTCGAGAGCCCCTGGTCGATGCGGCACAACTGGGTTGGCAACATCGTGAACTTTGTGAAAAGCTTCGCGCCGAGCCGGTCCTAG
- a CDS encoding ferritin-like domain-containing protein — MKRTFNALTEQEALHAAVFVEERNAEIYHRFAEMFVEFRDDDSLAIASVFWDMAAEERHHSTLLQNRYSELFGQRPCALTDDDIYEFVEIPRLEDADVFSGVTAQDHRTPKERALHVGLTAEVGAKKFYTGLIEACKDPRLKRLYTELADFEGEHVAFLERKIAEASRQGAGSS; from the coding sequence ATGAAACGAACTTTCAATGCGCTCACGGAGCAGGAGGCCTTACACGCCGCCGTCTTCGTCGAAGAGCGAAACGCTGAAATCTACCATCGCTTCGCAGAGATGTTTGTCGAGTTCCGCGACGACGATTCCCTCGCCATCGCCAGCGTCTTTTGGGATATGGCCGCCGAAGAGCGCCACCACAGCACGCTGCTGCAAAACCGCTACAGCGAACTGTTCGGACAGCGGCCGTGCGCCCTCACCGACGACGACATCTACGAGTTTGTAGAGATTCCGCGCCTTGAAGACGCTGATGTCTTCAGCGGGGTCACCGCCCAGGACCACCGCACTCCGAAAGAACGCGCATTGCATGTAGGTCTCACCGCGGAAGTGGGGGCGAAGAAGTTCTACACCGGCCTCATCGAGGCCTGTAAGGACCCGAGGTTGAAGCGACTCTATACCGAACTCGCCGATTTTGAAGGCGAGCATGTAGCGTTCCTGGAACGCAAAATCGCGGAAGCCTCGAGACAAGGCGCCGGATCCAGCTAG
- a CDS encoding TIGR04053 family radical SAM/SPASM domain-containing protein yields MRPNVDFNEKPFIAIWETTQACDLACVHCRACAQPQRSSDELTTADAKKLVDEIAEMAVPVFVLTGGDPLKRPDIFEIVGYAASRKVRISLTPSATPLLTREAILRLKEAGLARLAVSLDGPTAEIHDAFRKVAGSFQWTMDAVRWAREIGLPVQINTTITRHNFHQIHDVIALLEKLDITLWSVFFLVPTGRGQDIGLLSAEEFEQVFETLYQTAQRSLFDIKSTEAQHYRRYLLQRRTEGRKQESVSGERMPQLASAMTEDGIGRAMGINDGKGFVFISHKGDVFPSGFLPISGGNIRRESLAKIYRESPLFKSLRDTASLKGKCGRCEFREICGGSRARAHAVYGSPYAEEPCCVYQPKRLEQPETVEVACD; encoded by the coding sequence ATGAGACCGAACGTGGATTTCAACGAAAAGCCGTTTATCGCGATCTGGGAGACGACACAGGCGTGTGACCTGGCATGCGTGCATTGTCGCGCATGCGCCCAGCCGCAGCGGAGTAGCGATGAACTCACCACCGCTGACGCGAAAAAGCTGGTGGATGAGATCGCCGAGATGGCGGTGCCGGTGTTCGTGCTCACAGGTGGCGATCCGCTGAAACGGCCGGACATTTTTGAGATTGTGGGCTACGCGGCTTCACGGAAGGTGCGGATTTCGTTGACACCAAGCGCCACGCCGTTGCTGACACGGGAGGCGATCCTGCGGCTGAAGGAAGCAGGACTGGCGCGGTTGGCGGTGAGCCTGGACGGCCCCACGGCAGAAATCCACGACGCATTCCGGAAAGTTGCTGGATCGTTCCAATGGACGATGGACGCGGTGCGCTGGGCCCGCGAAATTGGGCTTCCGGTGCAGATCAACACGACGATCACACGGCACAACTTCCACCAGATCCACGATGTGATTGCACTGCTGGAAAAGCTGGATATCACGTTGTGGAGCGTGTTCTTCCTGGTGCCAACGGGGCGAGGGCAGGACATCGGGCTGCTTTCCGCTGAGGAGTTCGAGCAGGTCTTTGAGACTCTGTACCAGACGGCGCAACGGTCGCTGTTCGACATCAAGAGCACGGAAGCGCAGCACTATCGCCGCTACCTGCTGCAGCGCAGGACCGAGGGGAGAAAGCAAGAGTCGGTAAGCGGCGAGCGGATGCCGCAATTGGCTTCGGCGATGACGGAAGACGGGATCGGCCGCGCGATGGGTATCAACGATGGAAAAGGTTTCGTGTTCATCTCGCACAAGGGCGATGTATTTCCAAGTGGATTCCTGCCCATCTCGGGAGGGAACATTCGGAGGGAGTCGCTGGCAAAGATCTATCGCGAGTCGCCGCTGTTCAAATCGCTGCGTGACACCGCAAGTTTGAAAGGGAAGTGCGGGCGGTGCGAGTTCCGGGAAATCTGCGGTGGGTCGCGGGCGAGGGCTCACGCAGTATATGGAAGTCCGTACGCGGAAGAGCCCTGCTGCGTGTATCAACCGAAGCGACTGGAGCAGCCGGAGACTGTGGAAGTGGCGTGCGACTAA